A window of Fictibacillus halophilus contains these coding sequences:
- a CDS encoding L-lactate MFS transporter, protein MVKKVKNRWLIAAAAVGIHISIGSVYSWSVFTNPLREEHNWGLSEISLTFSIAILFLGLSAAFMGHFVERYGPRKSGIIASVCFGAGLLGSGFADQISSIYLLYFFYGALGGIGLGIGYITPVSSLVKWFPDRRGLATGLAIMGFGFASLIASPVIARLIAVIGISNTFYVLGAVYFTIMLFSSLYLSPPPKNWQPQSMNEKSKKKENNSKDLAQLTANEAVKTIRFWALWAMLFINVTCGIAIISVASPMAQDIASLSAASAATMVGIMGLFNGFGRIGWASISDYIGRPNVYTTFFAIQTVAFVLLPNVTNAIFFQLLLYLILTCYGGGFASIPAYIGDLFGTKQLGAIHGYILTAWAAAGLVGPLVVSWIRESTNSYSLTLYIFTGAFVVALAISLLIRINIRNVRNENSQSHVAS, encoded by the coding sequence ATGGTTAAAAAAGTGAAAAACCGCTGGTTGATTGCTGCAGCTGCTGTAGGTATTCACATTTCGATCGGGTCTGTATACTCATGGAGTGTATTCACAAATCCGCTTCGGGAAGAACACAATTGGGGGCTAAGTGAAATCTCTTTAACATTTAGTATCGCAATCTTGTTTCTAGGTTTATCCGCTGCATTTATGGGGCATTTTGTTGAACGGTATGGACCTCGCAAATCTGGCATCATAGCATCAGTTTGTTTTGGTGCCGGTTTGTTAGGTTCAGGTTTTGCTGATCAAATAAGTTCTATTTATCTGCTTTACTTTTTTTATGGTGCTTTAGGTGGAATCGGACTTGGCATTGGCTATATTACGCCTGTTTCTTCTCTTGTAAAATGGTTTCCAGATAGAAGAGGGTTAGCAACAGGTCTTGCTATAATGGGGTTTGGATTCGCCTCACTTATTGCTAGTCCGGTAATTGCAAGGTTGATAGCAGTTATAGGTATATCGAATACCTTTTACGTATTAGGTGCTGTTTATTTTACAATCATGTTATTCTCTTCATTATATCTTTCACCACCTCCAAAGAATTGGCAGCCACAAAGTATGAACGAAAAAAGTAAGAAAAAAGAAAATAACTCAAAAGATCTTGCTCAATTAACTGCTAATGAAGCGGTTAAGACGATTCGTTTTTGGGCGTTATGGGCAATGTTATTCATAAATGTTACATGCGGTATCGCCATTATTTCTGTAGCATCTCCAATGGCACAAGATATTGCAAGTCTAAGCGCTGCTTCAGCAGCTACAATGGTTGGAATTATGGGATTGTTTAACGGGTTTGGCAGAATCGGTTGGGCGTCGATTTCAGATTATATCGGTCGTCCAAATGTATACACTACGTTTTTCGCGATACAAACGGTGGCATTCGTACTTTTACCGAATGTTACGAATGCCATTTTCTTTCAGCTGCTTCTCTATTTAATCCTAACTTGTTATGGTGGTGGTTTTGCTTCGATACCAGCATATATTGGAGATCTATTCGGAACGAAGCAACTTGGAGCTATTCATGGGTATATTCTAACTGCGTGGGCTGCCGCTGGACTAGTGGGTCCATTAGTTGTTTCATGGATAAGAGAATCAACCAACAGTTATTCCTTGACCCTGTATATCTTTACAGGTGCATTTGTTGTAGCACTTGCCATCTCGCTGCTTATACGCATCAATATTAGAAACGTCAGAAATGAAAACAGTCAATCTCATGTTGCAAGTTAA
- a CDS encoding LysR family transcriptional regulator, translating into MEIRQLQYFIEVAEREHVSEAAIALHVAQSAVSRQIANLESELGVELFEREGRNIKLSPVGKLFLIHAKTAMKAIDHAKKQIDEYLDPERGTIKIGFPTSLAGHLLPTVVSAFKREHPNIAFHLRQGSYRFLTESVKSGDIDLAFLGPVPTNDPDLEGHILFTEKISALLPEQHQLAEKRSLLLSDLRNDEFVLFPDGYILRDVVVNACKESGFVPKIACEGEDLDAIKGLVTAGMGVTLLPDSSFYETKPRFTVKIPIEIPDVKRTVGIITPRSRELAPAEQVFFEFVIKFFSVLEQYQ; encoded by the coding sequence ATGGAAATCAGACAGTTACAGTATTTTATTGAAGTTGCAGAACGAGAACACGTTTCAGAAGCAGCGATTGCTTTGCATGTTGCACAATCAGCAGTCAGTCGTCAGATTGCAAATTTAGAATCTGAACTTGGTGTAGAATTGTTTGAAAGAGAAGGGCGGAATATTAAGCTCTCTCCTGTTGGAAAACTGTTCTTAATACATGCAAAAACAGCTATGAAAGCAATCGATCATGCAAAAAAACAAATTGATGAATACTTAGATCCAGAAAGAGGAACGATCAAGATTGGATTTCCTACCAGTCTCGCAGGACATCTATTACCGACTGTCGTTTCAGCTTTTAAACGGGAGCATCCGAATATAGCCTTTCACTTAAGGCAAGGTTCTTATCGGTTTCTTACTGAAAGCGTCAAGAGCGGTGATATTGATCTCGCTTTTCTAGGACCAGTACCTACGAATGATCCTGATTTAGAAGGACATATTCTATTTACTGAAAAGATTTCTGCACTATTACCTGAACAACATCAGTTAGCAGAAAAAAGAAGCTTATTATTGAGCGATTTAAGAAATGATGAATTCGTGCTATTCCCGGATGGGTATATTTTACGAGATGTTGTAGTGAATGCTTGTAAAGAATCAGGCTTTGTTCCTAAGATAGCATGTGAAGGTGAGGATCTGGATGCGATAAAAGGTCTAGTGACAGCAGGTATGGGTGTTACCCTTTTACCCGATAGTTCTTTTTATGAAACGAAGCCACGTTTTACAGTTAAAATACCGATTGAAATACCAGATGTAAAACGTACGGTGGGAATCATCACCCCTCGTAGTCGTGAACTAGCTCCTGCTGAACAGGTTTTCTTTGAATTTGTGATTAAGTTCTTTTCAGTTTTGGAGCAATATCAATAG
- the gltB gene encoding glutamate synthase large subunit, translated as MTFSQFPEPQGLYNPKNEHDACGIGLYAHLKGHATHEIVEKGLHMLCQLDHRGGQGSDPLTGDGAGLMTKIPHDFFKKVTAFDLPEKGRYGVGMIFFPNDTTAQQKLEKQINQFINQEGQKLIGWRTVPVDVKTIGKKAQETCPLIKQVFIACNDIISEDLAFERKLFVIRKQAEHWARKEGLQTYFASLSSQTIVYKGLLTPEQVDAFYYDLQDKDFVSPFALVHSRFSTNTFPTWERAHPNRYIIHNGEINTLQGNMNWMKAREKQFVSEAFGEDIEKLLPILDADGSDSSILDQAFEFFVLAGRKPSHTAMMLIPEPWSENPHLEEERKAFYEYHSCLMEPWDGPTAISFTDGKQIGAILDRNGLRPARYYVTKDDYIIFSSEVGVIEVEEENVLYKERLSPGRMLLIDLEEGRIITDNEIKTEMSSKEPYELWLTNGLHQLDEDGEEPGIIVENIRSKQKAFGYTYEDIHKYLIPVITEGKDPIGSMGNDTPLAVLSDNPQSLFNYFKQLFAQVTNPPIDAIREKIVTSTMTLLGAEGNLLHPGPQNAKRIQLNSPVLTTNEFNQITDNMIYEFKTAVLQILFSEDLELGLKALFRSAEEGIQGGATLLILSDREMNELNIPIPVLLAVSSLHHHLVKEGLRTKVSLIVESGEVREVHHFAALIGYGADAIYPYLTYKTFEEAIEDEHINLSLSKTIKTYKQGITDGIVKVMSKMGISTVQSYRGAQIFEAVGIGKEVIDQYFPATASQIDGITLAEIEKEAILRHQQGFKETIDETLDSGSDFQWRNTGEHHAFNPKTIHTLQWACRKNDYSLFKTFSKLADDERTTFLRNLFLFAPETTAIPLDKVEPVEEIVKRFKTGAMSFGSLSQEAHESLAIAMNRLGGKSNSGEGGEDPARFIPDELGNNRRSSIKQVASGRFGVKSHYLVNADELQIKMAQGAKPGEGGQLPGNKVYPWVADVRGSTPGVGLISPPPHHDIYSIEDMAQLIHDLKNANREARISVKLVAKSGVGTIAAGVAKGAADVIVISGYDGGTGASPKTSIKHTGLPWELGLAETHQTLMLNGLRERVTLETDGKLMTGKDVVLAALLGAEEYGFATAPLVVLGCVMMRACHLDTCPVGVATQNPELRKKYMGDPDHVVNYMRFVAEEIREIMAQLGFHTMEEMVGRTDVLTVGDRAKNHWKAKHLDLSKLLYQVDGVRTKQTSQNHKIDQSLDMNEILPKLKAALEMKKTVSLNLPIKNTNRVAGTIAGSEITKRFGEEGLSEDTVTLNFSGSAGQSFGAFVPRGMTLYLNGDSNDYFGKGLSGGKLIVAPPKSAEYLADDNVILGNVAFYGATSGEAYINGLAGERFAVRNSGANIVVEGIGDHGCEYMTGGRVVVLGNVGKNFGAGMSGGIAYIYTHQPLLLKQLCNKEGIEFERLMDSEETERVKQMIINHFSYTQSKKASAILQNWKVEQSHFVKVIPHDYKEMIKKIEEEKKAGYTEDEAIMNAFEAGSSPSKASGRPGPTKLILK; from the coding sequence ATGACCTTTAGTCAATTTCCGGAACCACAAGGTTTATATAATCCAAAGAACGAACATGACGCTTGTGGAATTGGTCTATATGCTCATTTAAAAGGGCATGCTACCCATGAGATTGTTGAAAAAGGACTTCATATGCTATGCCAGCTTGATCACCGTGGAGGACAAGGAAGTGATCCTTTAACGGGGGATGGAGCAGGCTTAATGACAAAGATACCGCATGATTTTTTTAAAAAGGTTACTGCTTTTGATCTGCCTGAAAAAGGACGTTATGGGGTAGGGATGATCTTTTTCCCCAATGATACAACAGCTCAGCAGAAATTAGAAAAACAAATTAATCAATTTATTAACCAAGAAGGACAAAAACTTATAGGCTGGAGAACGGTACCTGTTGACGTCAAAACGATTGGTAAAAAGGCTCAAGAAACCTGCCCTCTAATTAAACAAGTCTTTATCGCTTGCAATGATATTATTTCTGAAGATTTAGCTTTTGAGAGAAAACTATTTGTAATCAGAAAGCAAGCAGAGCATTGGGCAAGGAAAGAGGGACTTCAAACATATTTTGCTAGTTTATCTTCACAAACAATTGTATATAAAGGTTTGTTAACCCCAGAACAAGTAGATGCCTTTTACTATGATCTACAAGATAAGGATTTTGTGTCTCCATTCGCTTTAGTGCATTCCCGTTTTAGCACAAATACGTTTCCAACATGGGAACGCGCTCATCCGAATCGGTACATTATTCACAATGGAGAAATCAATACTTTACAAGGCAACATGAATTGGATGAAAGCACGTGAGAAGCAGTTCGTTTCTGAAGCATTCGGAGAAGATATCGAAAAGCTGCTTCCTATTCTTGATGCAGATGGAAGCGATTCTTCTATCCTTGATCAAGCCTTTGAATTTTTTGTACTTGCTGGAAGAAAACCTTCACATACAGCAATGATGCTTATCCCAGAACCATGGAGTGAGAACCCTCATCTTGAAGAAGAGAGAAAGGCTTTTTACGAGTATCATAGTTGTTTAATGGAGCCATGGGATGGGCCGACAGCCATCTCTTTTACAGACGGAAAACAAATTGGAGCGATACTCGATCGAAACGGTCTTCGTCCGGCTCGATATTATGTAACGAAAGACGATTACATTATCTTCTCTTCAGAGGTAGGAGTTATTGAAGTTGAAGAAGAGAATGTTCTGTACAAAGAGCGTTTAAGTCCTGGGAGAATGCTTTTAATTGATCTAGAAGAAGGCAGAATCATCACGGACAATGAGATCAAAACAGAAATGTCGAGTAAAGAACCATACGAACTATGGCTTACCAATGGACTTCATCAATTAGATGAAGATGGCGAAGAGCCGGGAATCATCGTAGAAAATATAAGGAGTAAACAAAAAGCGTTCGGATACACGTATGAAGACATTCACAAATATTTAATACCTGTTATTACAGAAGGAAAAGACCCGATTGGGTCTATGGGTAATGATACACCTTTAGCTGTTTTGTCTGATAATCCTCAATCATTATTCAATTATTTTAAACAGCTATTCGCGCAAGTTACCAATCCACCAATCGATGCCATTCGTGAGAAGATTGTCACGTCTACGATGACGCTGCTTGGAGCTGAAGGAAATCTTTTGCATCCTGGACCGCAGAACGCTAAGAGAATTCAATTGAATTCTCCTGTGTTAACAACAAATGAGTTTAATCAAATTACAGATAACATGATTTATGAATTTAAAACGGCAGTTCTGCAGATTTTATTTTCGGAAGATTTAGAACTCGGTTTAAAAGCATTGTTTAGAAGTGCAGAAGAAGGTATACAAGGTGGAGCAACTTTATTAATTTTGTCAGACAGAGAAATGAATGAGTTAAATATTCCTATTCCGGTCTTACTTGCTGTTAGTTCTCTACATCATCACCTTGTAAAAGAAGGACTTCGGACCAAAGTAAGTTTGATCGTTGAATCAGGTGAAGTTAGAGAAGTTCATCATTTTGCAGCGCTCATTGGATACGGTGCAGATGCTATCTATCCATATTTGACGTATAAGACATTTGAAGAAGCGATTGAAGATGAGCATATTAACCTATCGTTATCAAAGACGATTAAAACGTATAAACAAGGAATAACGGACGGCATTGTTAAAGTAATGTCAAAAATGGGAATCTCAACGGTTCAAAGTTATCGAGGGGCTCAAATTTTTGAAGCAGTTGGAATCGGTAAAGAAGTAATCGATCAATATTTTCCAGCCACAGCTTCTCAAATTGATGGAATCACGTTAGCTGAGATTGAAAAAGAGGCTATTTTGAGACATCAGCAAGGCTTTAAAGAGACCATTGATGAGACATTAGATTCAGGAAGTGATTTTCAATGGAGAAATACTGGTGAACATCATGCTTTTAATCCAAAAACGATTCATACGCTCCAATGGGCTTGTCGTAAGAATGATTATTCACTTTTTAAAACGTTCTCAAAACTGGCGGATGACGAGAGAACGACTTTCTTAAGAAATTTATTCTTATTTGCCCCTGAAACAACCGCAATACCACTTGATAAAGTTGAACCTGTAGAAGAGATTGTAAAGCGCTTTAAAACAGGCGCGATGTCTTTTGGCTCTCTTAGTCAAGAAGCGCATGAATCACTTGCTATCGCAATGAACCGTTTAGGTGGAAAGAGCAATAGTGGTGAAGGCGGAGAAGATCCTGCTCGATTTATTCCAGATGAACTTGGCAATAACCGAAGAAGCAGCATTAAGCAAGTTGCTTCAGGCAGATTCGGTGTAAAAAGCCACTATCTAGTAAATGCAGATGAACTGCAGATTAAGATGGCACAAGGAGCCAAACCAGGTGAAGGTGGGCAGTTGCCTGGTAATAAGGTATATCCTTGGGTAGCAGATGTTCGTGGATCAACTCCAGGTGTAGGATTAATCTCTCCACCACCGCATCATGATATTTATTCAATCGAAGATATGGCGCAACTGATTCATGACCTGAAAAACGCAAACCGTGAAGCAAGAATTAGCGTTAAGCTTGTTGCGAAATCCGGTGTTGGAACGATTGCTGCCGGTGTCGCAAAAGGCGCAGCTGATGTAATCGTAATCAGTGGTTATGATGGTGGAACAGGAGCTTCACCAAAAACAAGTATCAAACATACTGGACTTCCTTGGGAGTTAGGTCTTGCTGAAACACACCAAACGTTGATGCTAAATGGTCTTCGTGAACGCGTAACGCTAGAGACAGACGGGAAGCTGATGACAGGTAAAGATGTTGTGCTTGCTGCGTTGTTAGGTGCTGAGGAATATGGTTTTGCTACAGCGCCTCTCGTTGTATTAGGTTGTGTCATGATGCGTGCTTGTCATCTTGATACATGTCCTGTCGGTGTAGCTACACAGAATCCTGAATTAAGAAAAAAATATATGGGTGACCCTGATCATGTGGTCAACTATATGAGATTTGTGGCTGAAGAAATTCGTGAGATCATGGCTCAACTCGGTTTCCATACGATGGAGGAAATGGTCGGGCGCACTGACGTTTTAACAGTTGGTGATCGTGCAAAAAACCACTGGAAAGCGAAGCATCTTGACTTATCAAAGCTTCTTTATCAAGTAGACGGTGTTCGTACGAAACAGACTTCTCAAAATCATAAGATCGATCAATCACTCGATATGAATGAGATTTTACCGAAGCTAAAGGCAGCTTTAGAAATGAAGAAGACTGTTTCACTCAACCTACCGATTAAAAACACGAACCGTGTAGCAGGTACGATTGCTGGTAGTGAAATAACGAAACGATTTGGCGAAGAAGGGCTTTCTGAAGATACCGTAACTCTTAATTTTTCTGGGTCTGCTGGACAAAGCTTTGGAGCATTCGTGCCACGTGGCATGACGCTTTATCTGAACGGAGACAGCAATGACTATTTTGGAAAAGGATTATCAGGGGGTAAATTAATTGTCGCACCTCCTAAATCAGCAGAATATTTAGCTGATGATAATGTCATTCTTGGTAATGTTGCTTTTTATGGCGCAACGAGTGGCGAAGCATACATTAACGGCTTGGCTGGTGAAAGATTCGCAGTTAGAAACAGTGGGGCTAACATTGTTGTCGAAGGCATTGGCGATCATGGTTGTGAGTACATGACCGGCGGTCGAGTGGTTGTTTTAGGAAATGTTGGCAAGAACTTTGGAGCAGGTATGAGTGGAGGAATCGCCTATATCTACACCCATCAGCCTCTTTTATTAAAACAGTTATGTAACAAAGAAGGTATTGAGTTTGAGAGATTAATGGATTCTGAAGAAACAGAAAGAGTTAAGCAGATGATTATTAATCATTTTTCATACACTCAGAGTAAAAAAGCCTCTGCAATATTACAAAACTGGAAAGTGGAACAGTCGCACTTTGTGAAAGTCATTCCACATGACTATAAAGAGATGATTAAGAAAATAGAAGAAGAGAAAAAAGCGGGTTATACAGAAGATGAAGCGATCATGAACGCTTTTGAAGCTGGATCTAGCCCATCAAAAGCAAGTGGTAGACCTGGGCCGACAAAATTAATTCTGAAATAA
- a CDS encoding glutamate synthase subunit beta — MGKPTGFLEYPREETIERKPLQRLKDWKEYTEKQPEDMLKRQGARCMDCGTPFCHIGFEINGAAAGCPINNLIPEWNDLVYRGKWKEALDRLMKTNNFPEFTGRVCPAPCEGSCTVELAGPAVTIKNIEKAIIDKGFENGWIQPRIPEKRTGKKVAIVGSGPAGLAAADQLNQAGHSVTVYERADKAGGLLTYGIPNMKLDKDVVERRIKLLRQEGIDFILNTEVGKDITSEELKNEYDSIILCTGAQKQRDLTLQGREAEGVHFAMSYLTQATKRLLNIEVSEPLIDAEGKNIIVIGGGDTGADCVATALRQKCKSVVQFGKHPKLPDVRSDANMWPEQPNIFTMDYAYEEATAQYGHDPREYSVQTKKIVSDESGRLKELHTIQMKRTSDDAGNMVFEEIPGSEKIWPADLVFIAIGFEGTELPVLKEFGVEIKHNKVNAKHGDYRTNVDGVFAAGDSRRGQSLIVWAIQEGRDCARQVDLSLMGSTVLP; from the coding sequence ATGGGCAAACCAACCGGATTTTTGGAATACCCAAGAGAAGAAACAATAGAGAGAAAGCCTCTCCAACGTCTTAAAGATTGGAAAGAATATACCGAAAAACAACCTGAAGATATGTTAAAAAGGCAAGGCGCAAGATGTATGGATTGTGGTACACCTTTTTGTCATATCGGTTTTGAGATTAATGGGGCTGCTGCAGGCTGCCCTATTAATAATCTGATACCTGAGTGGAATGATTTGGTTTATCGCGGAAAATGGAAAGAAGCACTTGATCGTTTAATGAAAACAAACAATTTTCCAGAATTCACAGGAAGGGTTTGTCCTGCTCCTTGTGAAGGCTCATGTACAGTTGAGTTAGCTGGACCTGCTGTAACGATAAAGAATATAGAAAAAGCAATCATTGATAAAGGCTTTGAAAACGGCTGGATTCAACCTAGAATTCCAGAAAAAAGAACAGGGAAAAAGGTTGCTATCGTTGGATCAGGACCAGCTGGACTTGCCGCAGCAGATCAGCTAAACCAAGCGGGTCATTCTGTTACAGTTTATGAAAGAGCAGATAAAGCTGGTGGTTTGTTAACGTATGGAATTCCTAATATGAAATTGGATAAAGATGTGGTGGAGAGACGAATCAAATTATTAAGACAAGAGGGCATTGATTTCATTCTTAACACTGAGGTGGGAAAAGATATTACCTCTGAAGAACTAAAGAATGAGTATGATTCTATAATTCTCTGTACAGGTGCACAGAAACAAAGAGATTTAACTCTTCAAGGAAGAGAAGCTGAAGGTGTTCATTTTGCTATGAGCTATTTAACCCAGGCAACGAAGAGATTATTAAATATCGAAGTTTCTGAGCCACTTATTGATGCAGAAGGTAAGAATATAATCGTAATCGGCGGTGGCGACACGGGTGCTGACTGTGTAGCTACGGCTCTGAGGCAAAAGTGTAAGAGTGTCGTTCAATTTGGTAAGCATCCTAAACTTCCCGATGTGCGCAGTGATGCAAACATGTGGCCAGAGCAACCTAACATTTTTACAATGGATTATGCTTATGAAGAAGCAACTGCTCAATATGGTCATGATCCAAGAGAGTATTCTGTCCAAACAAAAAAAATAGTATCAGATGAAAGCGGTCGTCTAAAAGAACTTCACACGATTCAAATGAAACGAACATCTGATGATGCCGGGAATATGGTTTTTGAAGAAATTCCGGGATCTGAGAAGATCTGGCCAGCAGATCTTGTTTTCATCGCTATTGGTTTTGAAGGGACAGAACTGCCAGTCTTAAAAGAATTTGGCGTGGAAATCAAACACAACAAAGTCAATGCTAAACATGGTGATTATAGAACAAATGTAGATGGAGTATTTGCAGCAGGTGACTCTAGGCGCGGTCAAAGTTTAATCGTTTGGGCGATTCAAGAAGGACGTGATTGTGCACGTCAAGTTGATCTATCGTTGATGGGAAGTACGGTTTTGCCTTAA
- a CDS encoding manganese-dependent inorganic pyrophosphatase: protein MEKVLIFGHKNPDTDTITSALVYADLKSKLGQNVEAIRLGEINGETQYALDYFKAETPRLVEHVSAETNAVILVDHNERQQSANDIDKVRVLEVIDHHRIANFETSDPLYYRAEPVGCTATILNKMYKEKGIQVEKNIAGLMLSAIISDSLLFKSPTCTEEDVAAARELAEIAGVDAEKYGLEMLKAGADLSDKSVEELISLDAKEFNIGENKIEVAQVNTVDASDVLQHQEDLESAITKVIADKGLDLFMFVVTDILTNDSTALALGKRSQSVEEAYNVKLENNTAVLKGVVSRKKQIVPVLTEAMSK, encoded by the coding sequence ATGGAAAAAGTACTTATTTTTGGACACAAAAATCCAGATACTGACACGATTACATCAGCACTCGTTTACGCTGACTTAAAGTCTAAATTAGGACAAAATGTAGAAGCTATTCGCTTAGGTGAAATTAACGGTGAAACACAATATGCTTTAGATTATTTTAAAGCTGAGACTCCACGTTTAGTTGAACATGTCTCTGCTGAAACAAACGCAGTTATTTTAGTTGATCATAACGAACGTCAACAAAGTGCAAATGACATTGATAAAGTAAGAGTATTAGAGGTTATTGATCATCATCGTATCGCGAACTTTGAAACAAGCGACCCTTTATACTATCGTGCTGAACCTGTTGGCTGTACAGCTACAATCTTAAACAAGATGTACAAAGAGAAAGGTATTCAAGTTGAGAAAAACATTGCAGGACTTATGCTTTCTGCAATTATTTCTGACTCTTTGTTGTTTAAATCGCCTACTTGTACAGAAGAAGATGTTGCCGCGGCACGCGAGCTTGCTGAAATTGCTGGAGTAGATGCGGAAAAGTACGGTTTAGAAATGCTAAAAGCAGGTGCAGACCTAAGTGATAAATCAGTTGAAGAATTGATTTCACTTGATGCTAAAGAATTTAACATTGGAGAAAACAAAATTGAAGTTGCTCAAGTAAATACGGTTGATGCTAGCGATGTATTACAACATCAAGAAGACTTGGAATCAGCGATCACTAAAGTTATTGCTGACAAAGGTCTAGACCTATTTATGTTTGTTGTAACCGATATTTTAACAAATGACTCTACAGCCTTAGCTCTTGGTAAGAGATCACAATCTGTTGAAGAAGCATATAACGTTAAATTAGAAAACAATACAGCAGTTCTTAAAGGTGTTGTTTCTCGTAAAAAACAAATCGTGCCTGTTTTAACAGAAGCGATGAGCAAATAA
- the tenA gene encoding thiaminase II has protein sequence MNTFTDILRERAASIWEANLQHPFVRGIADGDLSLECFRYYVLQDSYYLSHFARIQAMGAARAEDLYTTSRMAVHAQGTSDAELGLHETFMKQLGVTEKELTSFEPAPTAYHYTSHLYRVAESGSLGEIIAAILPCYWIYQEIGETFKGAKPQEPIYQEWIAAYGGEWFSELVNEQIDRLNQLAENASDQEKSKMIQHFLISCQYEYSFWEMAYTLEKWPIPFSLNPATIGSEG, from the coding sequence ATGAACACATTTACCGATATTTTACGAGAAAGAGCCGCTTCTATTTGGGAAGCAAACCTTCAACATCCATTTGTAAGAGGAATTGCAGATGGTGACCTTTCATTAGAATGCTTCAGATACTACGTTTTACAAGATTCATATTACTTATCTCATTTTGCAAGAATACAAGCGATGGGCGCTGCAAGAGCTGAGGATTTGTATACGACTTCTAGGATGGCGGTACATGCACAAGGTACTAGTGACGCTGAGTTAGGACTTCATGAGACGTTTATGAAACAGTTGGGGGTGACAGAGAAAGAACTGACAAGTTTTGAACCCGCTCCAACTGCTTATCATTATACATCACACCTTTACCGAGTGGCAGAGTCTGGAAGCTTAGGAGAAATTATCGCTGCCATTCTACCATGTTATTGGATCTATCAAGAAATAGGTGAAACGTTTAAAGGAGCAAAACCACAAGAGCCGATCTATCAGGAGTGGATCGCTGCATATGGCGGTGAATGGTTCTCAGAACTGGTAAATGAACAGATCGATAGATTGAATCAATTGGCTGAAAACGCAAGTGACCAGGAAAAAAGCAAAATGATTCAACATTTCTTAATCAGTTGTCAGTACGAATATTCTTTTTGGGAGATGGCTTATACATTGGAAAAATGGCCGATTCCATTCAGTCTGAATCCAGCCACGATCGGGAGTGAAGGGTAG
- a CDS encoding ECF transporter S component, with protein sequence MQKGLKLTDILVTVVISIAFGILYKIWGPLYYAVKPIGLHIDQLIYGMWFMAATVAFLIIRKPGVALLAEIAASSGEFLMGSEFGLEVLLYGLIQGLFAEFILFAFGYKRFDLFVISLAALSSCAGSLIMDFYKGYIGDLSTWNLTLFIVFRLIGSILFTGLFAVSIVKALEATGVTNLVRSSSKKDHDALNQ encoded by the coding sequence ATGCAAAAAGGGTTAAAGTTAACGGATATCCTTGTAACGGTAGTCATCTCTATTGCATTTGGTATCTTGTATAAGATTTGGGGACCTCTTTATTATGCTGTTAAACCAATTGGTCTACACATCGATCAGTTGATATATGGGATGTGGTTCATGGCAGCGACGGTTGCGTTTTTAATTATTCGTAAACCTGGAGTTGCACTATTAGCGGAAATCGCTGCCTCTTCTGGAGAATTTTTAATGGGTTCTGAGTTTGGACTTGAAGTGTTACTATACGGACTCATTCAAGGATTGTTTGCAGAATTTATCCTGTTCGCATTTGGCTATAAACGGTTTGACCTTTTTGTCATTTCGCTCGCAGCGTTAAGTTCATGTGCAGGATCTTTAATCATGGACTTTTACAAGGGATATATTGGGGATCTTTCAACATGGAACCTTACCTTATTTATCGTTTTTAGATTAATCGGTTCTATATTATTTACAGGGTTGTTTGCCGTTTCTATCGTAAAAGCTTTAGAAGCTACAGGTGTGACGAATTTAGTACGATCTTCGTCAAAAAAGGATCATGACGCATTAAATCAATAA